The proteins below come from a single Asanoa ferruginea genomic window:
- a CDS encoding FAD-dependent oxidoreductase yields MDVVVLGAGIIGLAAALELQADGAEVTIVAADEPGETVSAVAAAVWYPTRIDADPRVLGWGARTFEIFAREAGDGVPGVTMRPTRMIVRHPVDEPPWWASAVPDFAAVDDEWRFTVPAVEMVPYMAHLLDRFRANGGAFERRRVRRFEELDVRVVVNATGLAARALTGDDRLYPIRGQVVIVDNPGLTTSIRDEDHPLGPVYIHPRSRDVVLGGTFEVGDASPEVRPATAEAIIARTTQVEPRLAGATVRRHLVGLRPARHGGPRVEKEERDPMKIIHAYGHSGAGMTLCWGTAAEVAAQA; encoded by the coding sequence GTGGATGTCGTCGTGCTGGGAGCCGGGATCATCGGGCTGGCCGCCGCCCTCGAGCTGCAGGCCGACGGCGCCGAGGTCACGATCGTCGCGGCCGACGAGCCGGGCGAGACGGTCTCGGCCGTCGCCGCCGCCGTCTGGTACCCCACCCGGATAGACGCCGACCCGCGCGTGCTCGGCTGGGGTGCGCGGACCTTCGAGATCTTCGCCCGCGAGGCTGGTGACGGCGTCCCGGGCGTGACCATGCGCCCGACCCGGATGATCGTCCGGCATCCCGTCGACGAGCCGCCGTGGTGGGCCTCAGCCGTTCCGGATTTCGCCGCGGTCGACGATGAGTGGCGGTTCACCGTGCCGGCGGTCGAGATGGTGCCCTACATGGCGCACCTGCTCGACCGCTTCCGCGCCAACGGCGGCGCGTTCGAGCGGCGGCGGGTGCGGCGCTTCGAGGAGCTCGACGTCCGCGTGGTCGTCAACGCCACCGGGCTGGCCGCGCGGGCGCTCACCGGCGACGACCGTCTCTACCCGATCCGGGGCCAGGTGGTCATCGTCGACAACCCGGGCCTGACCACGTCGATCCGCGACGAGGACCATCCGCTCGGTCCGGTCTACATCCACCCCCGTAGCCGCGACGTCGTGCTCGGCGGCACGTTCGAGGTCGGCGACGCCAGCCCCGAAGTCCGCCCGGCCACCGCGGAAGCCATCATCGCCCGCACCACCCAGGTCGAGCCCCGCCTCGCGGGCGCCACGGTTCGCCGGCATCTCGTCGGGCTGAGACCGGCCCGCCACGGCGGCCCGCGCGTCGAGAAAGAAGAGCGCGACCCCATGAAGATCATCCACGCGTACGGGCACAGCGGCGCCGGCATGACCCTCTGCTGGGGTACCGCCGCCGAGGTGGCAGCTCAGGCCTGA
- a CDS encoding YunG family protein codes for MLTLSDIERAVRASWAADTCSPDDVARAAWTPDNPAWGHCDITALLVSDVFGGDLMLGEVHLDGIQHGYHWWNRLAGGIEIDLTRSQFRLGQVISGARPVPRPVGRPKRRYAEYELLRQRVDARLG; via the coding sequence ATGCTGACCCTGAGCGACATCGAACGCGCCGTGCGGGCGAGCTGGGCCGCCGACACCTGCTCGCCCGACGACGTGGCCCGCGCCGCCTGGACACCCGACAATCCGGCCTGGGGCCACTGCGACATCACCGCGCTGCTGGTCAGCGACGTCTTCGGCGGTGACCTAATGCTGGGCGAGGTGCACCTCGACGGCATACAGCACGGCTACCACTGGTGGAACAGGCTGGCCGGCGGGATCGAGATCGACCTGACCCGTTCGCAGTTCCGGCTCGGACAGGTGATCAGCGGTGCCCGGCCGGTGCCGCGGCCGGTCGGGCGACCGAAACGGCGCTACGCGGAATACGAGCTGCTGCGGCAACGTGTCGACGCCCGGCTCGGCTGA
- a CDS encoding AMIN-like domain-containing (lipo)protein — MRRSFVPLLALLAALGAGGCAPGATASGIGTAPPSAPAASSPATHGAPVATKSGPARAYRVTYGWAVPARPATVAHRFDVPVQPPPAAPLPFLARVEVGDHPGDAPAYTRVTFAFEGAWPSYEVAYERSLTQDGSGDPVSLPGNSVLRITFTQAQAHDDQGRTTKRPGTKLGFPTLKGYAVAGDFEGHVTYGLGIQAAPGSDQALPIRVGELVRADGTYVVAVDVRRA; from the coding sequence ATGAGGCGCTCCTTCGTACCCCTGCTGGCTCTGCTTGCCGCTCTTGGCGCGGGCGGGTGCGCGCCCGGCGCGACCGCCAGCGGCATCGGCACCGCCCCGCCCTCCGCGCCCGCGGCTTCTAGTCCGGCCACGCATGGTGCGCCGGTCGCCACCAAGAGCGGGCCGGCGCGGGCCTACCGGGTCACCTACGGCTGGGCGGTGCCGGCGCGGCCCGCCACGGTCGCGCACCGGTTCGACGTGCCCGTGCAGCCGCCACCCGCGGCACCCCTGCCCTTCCTGGCCCGGGTCGAGGTCGGCGACCATCCGGGCGACGCGCCGGCGTACACCCGGGTGACCTTCGCCTTTGAAGGGGCCTGGCCTTCTTATGAGGTCGCCTATGAGCGGTCGCTGACCCAGGACGGCAGCGGCGACCCGGTGTCGCTGCCCGGCAACAGCGTCCTGCGGATCACCTTCACCCAGGCGCAGGCCCACGACGACCAGGGCCGCACCACCAAACGACCTGGCACAAAACTGGGCTTTCCAACCCTCAAGGGGTACGCCGTAGCCGGCGACTTCGAAGGCCACGTCACCTACGGCCTGGGCATCCAGGCGGCACCGGGCAGCGACCAGGCGCTCCCGATCCGGGTCGGCGAGCTGGTCCGCGCCGACGGCACCTATGTGGTGGCGGTCGACGTGCGGCGGGCTTGA